One genomic window of Ilyobacter polytropus DSM 2926 includes the following:
- a CDS encoding MIP/aquaporin family protein produces MGVYLAEFIGTMILVLLGNGVVANVVLNKSKGNDSGWIVITTGWGFAVAIAVYVTGWVSGAHINPAVTIGLASVGAFDWGMVPGYIVAQVAGAFTGAILVYLTYKQHYDETEDAGGKLATFSTGPAIRGAKWNFITEVIGTAMLVLGVMGITNGNNNVGPMAALLVGILVWSLGLSLGGPTGYAINPARDLGPRIAHALLPIKGKGDSDWGYAWVPIVAPIVGGVIGANIYMICLSVWS; encoded by the coding sequence ATGGGGGTTTATTTAGCAGAGTTTATAGGTACGATGATCCTGGTATTACTTGGTAACGGAGTGGTTGCAAATGTGGTTCTGAACAAGAGTAAGGGTAACGACAGTGGATGGATAGTTATAACGACTGGTTGGGGTTTTGCAGTTGCAATAGCGGTATATGTAACAGGATGGGTAAGCGGAGCTCACATAAATCCGGCGGTTACTATTGGATTGGCTTCTGTGGGAGCTTTTGACTGGGGGATGGTTCCTGGATATATAGTGGCTCAGGTGGCCGGGGCATTCACCGGAGCGATTCTTGTATATCTCACATATAAACAGCATTATGATGAGACAGAGGATGCTGGAGGTAAACTTGCTACGTTTTCTACGGGTCCTGCTATAAGAGGAGCCAAATGGAATTTTATAACTGAAGTAATAGGAACAGCTATGCTTGTTTTGGGAGTTATGGGGATAACAAACGGAAATAACAATGTAGGACCTATGGCTGCCTTACTTGTAGGTATACTTGTATGGTCACTTGGTCTAAGTCTTGGAGGACCTACAGGATATGCTATAAACCCAGCAAGAGATTTGGGACCTAGAATAGCTCATGCGTTACTTCCTATAAAAGGAAAGGGAGATTCTGACTGGGGATATGCATGGGTTCCAATAGTGGCTCCTATTGTGGGAGGAGTTATAGGGGCAAATATATATATGATATGTTTAAGTGTTTGGAGTTAA
- a CDS encoding MIP/aquaporin family protein, translated as MGVYLAEFIGTMILILLGNGVVANVVLNKSKGNNSGWIVITAGWGFAVAVAVYVTGWVSGAHINPAVTVALATIGAFDWGMVPGYIAAQVAGAFTGGVLVYLTYKQHYDETEDADGKLATFSTGPAISGAKWNATTEIIGSAMLVMGVLGITNGNNNVGPMAALLVGILVWSLGLSLGGPTGYAINPARDLGPRIAHALLPIKGKRDSDWAYAWIPVVAPIVGGIIGAQLYAACLAVWS; from the coding sequence ATGGGAGTTTATTTAGCAGAGTTTATAGGTACGATGATCCTGATATTACTTGGTAACGGAGTGGTTGCAAATGTGGTTCTAAACAAGAGTAAGGGTAACAACAGTGGTTGGATAGTTATCACAGCAGGATGGGGATTTGCAGTGGCAGTGGCAGTATACGTGACAGGATGGGTAAGTGGAGCTCACATCAATCCTGCGGTGACAGTAGCACTTGCAACTATAGGTGCATTTGACTGGGGAATGGTTCCTGGATATATAGCGGCTCAGGTAGCCGGGGCATTTACTGGAGGAGTACTTGTATATCTGACATATAAACAACATTATGACGAAACAGAAGATGCAGACGGTAAACTTGCTACTTTTTCTACAGGTCCTGCAATAAGCGGAGCTAAATGGAATGCAACAACTGAGATAATCGGTTCTGCTATGCTGGTTATGGGTGTATTAGGAATAACAAACGGAAATAACAATGTAGGACCTATGGCTGCCTTACTTGTAGGTATACTTGTATGGTCACTTGGTCTAAGTCTTGGAGGACCGACAGGATACGCTATAAACCCAGCAAGAGATTTGGGACCTAGAATAGCTCATGCATTACTTCCTATAAAAGGAAAGAGAGATTCTGACTGGGCTTATGCATGGATTCCTGTAGTGGCTCCTATTGTAGGAGGAATTATAGGGGCACAGTTATATGCGGCCTGCTTAGCTGTTTGGAGTTAA
- the glpK gene encoding glycerol kinase GlpK: MDKKYVIALDQGTTSSRAIVFDKDGNEVGVSQKEFTQIYPKAGWVEHDPMEIWASQSSVVTEVIAKTGITNDEIAALGITNQRETTIVWDKNTGKPVYNAIVWQCRRTANICDELKSRGLEEYVRHNTGLVIDAYFSGTKVKWILDNVEGAREKAEKGDLLFGTVDTWLIWKLTNGKVHVTDYTNASRTMLFNIRDLKWDEKMLEELNIPKSMLPEVKNSSEVYGQANLGGVGGTGGIRVPIAGAAGDQQSALFGQACFEKGEAKNTYGTGCFLLMNTGENAVESKNGLLTTIAIGIDNKVEYALEGSVFVGGASVQWLRDELRLINDAADTEYFAKKVKDSNGVYVVPAFVGLGSPYWDMYARGTIVGLTRGANRNHIIRATLESVAYQSRDLIDAMEDDSNIKLAALKVDGGAVKNNFLMQFQSDILGTDVLRPMVTETTALGAAYLAGLAVGFWKSKEEIRNRWQVETKFDPAIGEERKEKLYKGWKKAVERSMAWEEKE, encoded by the coding sequence ATGGATAAAAAGTACGTAATCGCATTGGATCAAGGGACAACAAGCTCAAGGGCAATAGTGTTTGATAAAGACGGAAATGAAGTAGGAGTATCTCAAAAGGAGTTTACTCAGATATATCCAAAGGCAGGATGGGTAGAACATGATCCAATGGAAATATGGGCAAGCCAGAGTTCAGTTGTAACAGAGGTAATAGCTAAGACTGGAATAACAAATGACGAGATAGCAGCTCTAGGAATAACAAATCAAAGAGAAACAACTATTGTATGGGATAAAAATACCGGGAAACCTGTATATAATGCAATTGTCTGGCAGTGCAGAAGAACTGCAAATATATGTGATGAATTGAAATCAAGAGGTTTAGAAGAGTACGTAAGACATAATACAGGTCTTGTAATAGATGCCTATTTCTCCGGAACTAAAGTTAAGTGGATTCTCGACAACGTAGAGGGTGCGAGAGAAAAAGCTGAAAAAGGAGATTTACTTTTCGGAACTGTAGATACATGGCTTATCTGGAAACTGACTAACGGAAAAGTTCACGTAACAGATTATACAAATGCCTCAAGAACTATGTTATTTAACATAAGAGATCTTAAGTGGGATGAAAAGATGTTAGAAGAGCTCAACATACCAAAATCTATGCTTCCTGAAGTGAAAAATTCCAGTGAAGTATATGGTCAGGCTAACCTCGGAGGAGTAGGAGGAACAGGCGGAATAAGAGTACCAATCGCAGGAGCTGCAGGAGATCAGCAGTCGGCATTATTTGGACAGGCTTGTTTTGAAAAGGGAGAAGCTAAAAATACATATGGTACTGGATGTTTCCTTCTTATGAATACAGGGGAAAACGCAGTAGAGTCTAAAAACGGACTTCTAACAACAATAGCAATAGGTATAGACAACAAGGTAGAATATGCCTTAGAGGGAAGTGTATTTGTAGGAGGAGCCTCTGTACAATGGCTTAGAGATGAACTCAGACTTATAAATGACGCAGCAGACACAGAGTATTTTGCCAAGAAGGTAAAGGACAGTAACGGTGTATATGTAGTACCTGCCTTTGTAGGTCTAGGATCACCATACTGGGATATGTATGCCAGAGGAACAATAGTTGGTCTTACAAGAGGGGCTAACAGAAATCACATAATCAGAGCAACTCTAGAATCTGTAGCTTATCAATCTAGAGACCTTATAGACGCAATGGAAGATGACTCTAACATTAAACTAGCGGCTCTGAAAGTAGACGGAGGAGCAGTAAAGAATAACTTCTTAATGCAGTTCCAATCAGACATACTAGGAACAGACGTGCTAAGACCAATGGTAACTGAGACAACAGCCTTAGGAGCAGCTTATCTGGCTGGACTTGCTGTTGGATTCTGGAAAAGTAAAGAAGAGATAAGAAACAGATGGCAGGTTGAAACTAAGTTTGATCCGGCTATAGGTGAAGAACGTAAAGAGAAATTGTACAAAGGATGGAAAAAGGCTGTAGAAAGATCAATGGCCTGGGAAGAAAAAGAATAG
- a CDS encoding NAD(P)/FAD-dependent oxidoreductase, producing the protein MYDVAIIGAGVIGASVARELSKYDLNVVVIEKENDVSNGTTKANSAIVHAGYDAHEGTLMAKYNALGNAMFDKICDELSVPFERCGSLVLAFSEEEREHLDLLYKRGIVNNIPEMELLEKDEIKKLEPNISDEVVAALHAKTAGIVGPWELTIAMLENAAENGVNIELNQDVVDIEKLETGYRIITQERNFEAKVVINASGVYADKIHNMVSEETFKIKPRRGQYFVMDKTQGELVGQVIFQCPTELGKGILVTPTVHGNLLLGPDAQDMDDRDDISTTTEQLEFVKEHAVKSVPGIHFRESIRSFAGLRAEGDRGDFIIEEAPGAPLFFDVAGIKSPGLSAAPAIGLDVAKMAVEKLGEVKEKSDFNPKREQIIFMELNAEEKKELIKENPQYGRVICRCENITEGEIVSSIHRKVGARTVDGVKKRCRPGMGRCQGGFCGPRVQEILARELNVSLEEVVLDKKNSYILTGETK; encoded by the coding sequence ATGTATGATGTTGCGATAATTGGGGCTGGGGTTATAGGTGCTTCTGTTGCTAGGGAGCTTTCTAAATATGACCTGAATGTAGTAGTTATAGAAAAAGAAAATGATGTGTCGAACGGAACAACAAAGGCAAATTCTGCGATTGTACATGCTGGATATGATGCTCATGAGGGAACACTTATGGCAAAATACAACGCTCTTGGAAATGCCATGTTTGATAAAATATGCGATGAGCTGTCTGTTCCTTTTGAGAGATGCGGATCTTTGGTTCTTGCCTTTTCTGAAGAGGAAAGAGAACACTTAGATTTACTGTATAAAAGAGGAATCGTAAATAATATACCTGAAATGGAATTATTAGAAAAAGATGAGATAAAAAAGCTAGAACCAAACATAAGTGATGAGGTAGTAGCAGCTCTTCACGCTAAAACAGCAGGGATTGTAGGACCTTGGGAACTGACTATAGCGATGCTTGAAAATGCAGCAGAAAATGGTGTGAATATAGAATTAAATCAAGACGTTGTTGATATAGAAAAGCTAGAAACAGGATACAGAATAATAACTCAAGAAAGAAACTTTGAGGCAAAGGTAGTAATAAATGCTTCTGGAGTTTATGCAGATAAAATCCACAACATGGTATCTGAAGAAACTTTTAAGATAAAACCTAGAAGAGGTCAGTACTTTGTAATGGATAAGACACAGGGAGAACTTGTAGGGCAGGTAATATTCCAGTGTCCAACAGAACTTGGAAAAGGAATACTGGTAACTCCTACAGTTCACGGGAACCTATTGTTAGGACCTGACGCGCAGGATATGGATGACAGAGATGATATCTCTACAACTACAGAACAACTTGAATTTGTAAAGGAGCATGCAGTAAAATCTGTTCCTGGAATTCACTTCAGAGAGTCAATAAGAAGTTTTGCAGGGCTTAGAGCTGAAGGAGACAGGGGAGACTTCATAATAGAGGAAGCACCTGGTGCGCCACTATTCTTTGATGTGGCCGGTATAAAATCTCCAGGACTTTCTGCGGCGCCTGCTATTGGACTTGACGTTGCTAAGATGGCGGTAGAAAAATTAGGAGAAGTAAAAGAAAAATCAGACTTCAATCCTAAAAGAGAGCAGATAATATTTATGGAACTAAATGCAGAAGAGAAAAAAGAACTGATAAAAGAAAATCCACAGTATGGAAGAGTAATATGCAGATGTGAGAATATAACTGAGGGTGAAATAGTAAGCTCTATTCATAGAAAAGTAGGAGCAAGAACTGTAGACGGAGTTAAGAAGAGATGCAGACCTGGTATGGGAAGATGTCAGGGAGGATTCTGCGGTCCGAGAGTTCAAGAGATATTGGCAAGAGAACTGAATGTAAGCTTGGAAGAAGTTGTTTTGGATAAGAAGAACTCTTACATCCTAACAGGGGAAACGAAATAG
- the gltA gene encoding NADPH-dependent glutamate synthase, with protein MFEIKKKRKLTENIYLMDIYAPALANSAKPGHFLIVRNEEKGERIPLTVCDYNREQGIVTIVFQVLGQSTQSMAQMNEGDYFIDVAGPLGHESEFVNEDIDKLKKKKFLFIAGGVGTAPVYPQVKWMKENNIDVDVIIGTRSADTLILEDEFKEVSKNLYICTDDGSYGVHGKVTDLLEQLVEKEGKKYDEVVAIGPMIMMKFAAIKTKEYNIPTIVSLNPLMVDGTGMCGACRVTIGDEVKFACVDGPEFDGHQVDFDEAMRRQRMYKSEEGRKVLEKEDHESGHEHHHGGCGCHDHNEEQPVERDKKKRVIAHSLAPEIRVKNFEEVCTGYTLEEAICEAERCLNCKNARCIEGCPVSINIPGFIQELKKSNIDEAAKIIFESSCFPAICGRVCPQESQCEAKCIVGIKGEPVSIGKLEKFVGDYALMHGTKADQAEEKPEKVAVVGSGPAGLAAASELAKLGYKVTVFEALHEAGGVLTYGIPEFRLPKEKVVQKEIDNVKKLGVEIVTNAVIGKTFTIDNLMEKEGYSAVFIGSGAGLPNFMGIPGENANGVFSANEFLTRVNLMKAHKTDYMTPVAVGKKCAVVGGGNVAMDGARTAARLGAETHIVYRRSESELPARVEEVHHAKEEGVIMDVLVNPVEIIVDSTGAVEGMRCVRMELREADQSGRRRPVEIEGSEFVMEVDSVIMAIGTKPNTLIPSTTEGLDINKWNCIATEEGSYRTSREGVYAGGDAVTGAATVILAMEAGKKAAAEIEVYLEKNRKK; from the coding sequence ATGTTTGAAATAAAGAAAAAAAGGAAACTAACTGAAAACATATACCTGATGGACATATATGCTCCAGCTCTAGCTAACTCGGCTAAGCCAGGACATTTCCTTATAGTCAGAAATGAGGAAAAAGGTGAGAGAATCCCTCTTACAGTTTGTGATTACAACAGAGAACAAGGTATTGTAACTATTGTTTTTCAAGTGCTTGGACAAAGTACTCAAAGCATGGCTCAAATGAACGAAGGGGATTATTTTATAGATGTAGCAGGACCTCTAGGACATGAAAGTGAATTTGTAAATGAAGATATAGATAAATTAAAGAAAAAGAAGTTTCTTTTTATAGCAGGGGGAGTAGGAACTGCACCTGTATATCCACAAGTAAAATGGATGAAAGAGAATAACATAGATGTAGATGTAATAATAGGGACTAGAAGTGCAGATACACTTATATTAGAAGATGAGTTTAAAGAAGTATCTAAGAACCTCTATATCTGTACTGATGACGGAAGTTACGGAGTACACGGAAAGGTAACCGACCTTTTAGAGCAGTTAGTAGAAAAAGAGGGGAAAAAATATGATGAGGTTGTTGCAATAGGACCTATGATAATGATGAAGTTTGCAGCAATTAAAACCAAGGAATACAACATACCTACAATTGTCAGCTTGAACCCACTGATGGTTGACGGAACGGGAATGTGCGGAGCATGTCGTGTAACAATAGGTGATGAGGTTAAATTTGCCTGTGTAGACGGTCCTGAATTTGATGGACATCAAGTGGACTTTGATGAGGCTATGAGAAGGCAGAGAATGTACAAAAGTGAAGAAGGTAGAAAGGTCCTAGAAAAAGAGGATCATGAAAGTGGGCACGAACATCACCACGGCGGATGCGGATGTCATGACCATAATGAAGAACAACCGGTAGAAAGAGACAAGAAAAAAAGAGTTATAGCACACTCCCTAGCCCCTGAAATAAGAGTTAAGAACTTTGAAGAGGTGTGTACAGGTTACACTCTAGAAGAGGCCATATGTGAGGCAGAAAGATGTCTGAATTGTAAAAATGCCAGGTGTATAGAGGGGTGTCCTGTATCAATAAATATACCTGGATTTATACAGGAGCTAAAAAAATCAAACATAGATGAGGCTGCCAAAATAATATTTGAAAGTTCGTGTTTCCCTGCAATATGTGGAAGAGTATGTCCACAGGAATCCCAATGTGAAGCTAAATGTATAGTTGGAATAAAAGGAGAACCTGTATCAATAGGTAAATTAGAAAAATTTGTTGGAGACTATGCTTTAATGCATGGAACAAAGGCTGATCAGGCAGAGGAAAAGCCTGAAAAAGTGGCCGTAGTCGGAAGTGGACCTGCAGGTCTTGCAGCAGCTAGTGAACTAGCAAAATTGGGTTACAAAGTAACAGTTTTTGAGGCATTACATGAAGCTGGTGGAGTATTGACTTACGGTATACCAGAGTTTAGATTACCTAAAGAAAAAGTGGTACAAAAAGAGATAGATAATGTAAAAAAACTAGGAGTAGAGATAGTAACAAACGCAGTGATCGGAAAAACGTTCACCATAGATAATTTAATGGAAAAAGAGGGTTACAGTGCCGTATTTATAGGAAGCGGTGCAGGACTTCCAAACTTTATGGGGATTCCAGGTGAAAATGCAAATGGAGTATTTTCTGCAAATGAATTCCTAACGAGAGTAAATCTGATGAAGGCACATAAAACTGATTATATGACTCCTGTCGCTGTGGGAAAAAAATGTGCCGTAGTCGGTGGAGGAAATGTGGCCATGGATGGAGCCAGAACTGCAGCCAGACTAGGTGCTGAAACTCACATAGTCTACAGGAGAAGTGAGTCTGAACTACCTGCCAGGGTAGAAGAGGTACACCATGCAAAAGAGGAAGGCGTAATAATGGATGTCCTTGTAAATCCAGTAGAAATAATTGTTGATTCTACAGGAGCAGTGGAAGGGATGAGGTGTGTCAGAATGGAACTAAGAGAGGCTGACCAATCAGGAAGAAGAAGACCTGTAGAAATAGAAGGATCTGAATTTGTGATGGAAGTGGACAGCGTTATAATGGCCATAGGAACTAAACCGAATACTTTGATACCGTCTACAACTGAGGGTCTTGATATAAACAAATGGAACTGTATAGCTACAGAAGAGGGAAGCTACAGAACCTCGAGAGAAGGTGTATATGCCGGTGGAGATGCAGTAACAGGTGCAGCTACGGTAATTCTAGCTATGGAAGCTGGAAAAAAAGCAGCAGCTGAAATAGAGGTATATTTGGAGAAAAATAGGAAAAAATAG
- a CDS encoding DUF1667 domain-containing protein has product MKKELICIVCPMGCHLEVDVENDYKVTGNLCPRGEKYGFVELTAPTRVITSTIKITDGLHNRVPVKTDGAIPKELNVKCMELINSISAKGPVKMGDVIAEDIFGTGVNLVITRNM; this is encoded by the coding sequence ATGAAAAAAGAATTGATTTGTATAGTGTGTCCTATGGGATGTCACTTGGAAGTAGATGTAGAAAATGATTATAAAGTGACAGGGAATCTATGTCCTAGAGGAGAAAAATATGGATTTGTAGAGCTTACAGCACCTACAAGAGTAATAACTTCTACGATAAAGATAACAGACGGACTGCATAACAGAGTTCCTGTAAAAACAGACGGAGCAATACCAAAGGAACTAAATGTAAAATGCATGGAACTGATAAACAGTATATCAGCAAAGGGACCGGTAAAAATGGGTGATGTAATAGCTGAGGATATTTTTGGAACAGGTGTAAATCTTGTAATCACCCGTAACATGTAG
- a CDS encoding glycerol-3-phosphate responsive antiterminator, with amino-acid sequence MSNFIKEILERNPVIPAIKDEKGFQKALMEESEIVFILTSNLFNIKGMVEELKEKGKIVFVHADLVEGLSHSTYALEYLIKNTELDGIISTKYNLIKTAKKLNVRVIQRFFLLDSISLENSLKYARETKPDAVEILPGLMPKIIKRLSNELNLPVIAGGLITDKEDIMNALGAGASGVSTTKTQLWDV; translated from the coding sequence ATGTCAAATTTTATCAAAGAAATACTTGAAAGAAATCCTGTGATACCGGCAATAAAGGACGAGAAAGGATTTCAAAAGGCTCTAATGGAAGAAAGTGAAATTGTATTTATACTTACATCAAATTTGTTTAATATAAAAGGCATGGTGGAAGAGCTCAAGGAGAAAGGTAAAATTGTTTTTGTACATGCAGATTTAGTGGAGGGCTTGTCTCATTCTACATACGCTTTGGAATATCTTATAAAAAATACGGAATTAGATGGAATAATAAGCACTAAATACAACTTGATTAAAACCGCTAAAAAACTAAATGTAAGAGTAATCCAGAGATTTTTTCTTTTGGATTCGATATCTTTGGAAAACAGTCTGAAATATGCTAGAGAAACAAAACCTGATGCAGTGGAAATACTGCCGGGACTTATGCCAAAGATAATAAAAAGACTTTCGAACGAACTAAATCTTCCTGTAATAGCAGGGGGCTTGATAACTGATAAAGAAGATATAATGAATGCTCTTGGAGCTGGAGCTTCTGGGGTGTCCACGACCAAAACACAACTATGGGATGTATAG
- the glpK gene encoding glycerol kinase GlpK: MDKKYVIALDQGTTSSRAIVFDKDGNEVGVSQKEFTQIYPKAGWVEHDPMEIWASQSSVVTEVIAKTGITNDEIAALGITNQRETTIVWDKNTGKPVYNAIVWQCRRTANICDELKSRGLEEYVRHNTGLVIDAYFSGTKVKWILDNVEGAREKAEKGDLLFGTVDTWLIWKLTNGKVHVTDYTNASRTMLFNIRDLKWDEKMLEELNIPKSMLPEVKNSSEVYGQANLGGVGGTGGIRVPIAGAAGDQQSALFGQACFEKGEAKNTYGTGCFLLMNTGENAVESKNGLLTTIAIGIDNKVEYALEGSVFVGGASVQWLRDELRLINDAADTEYFAKKVKDSNGVYVVPAFVGLGSPYWDMYARGTIVGLTRGANRNHIIRATLESVAYQSRDLIDAMEDDSNIKLAALKVDGGAVKNNFLMQFQSDILGTDVLRPMVTETTALGAAYLAGLAVGFWKSKEEIRNRWQVETKFDPAIGEERKEKLYKGWKKAVERSMAWEEKE, encoded by the coding sequence ATGGATAAAAAGTACGTAATCGCATTGGATCAAGGGACAACAAGCTCAAGGGCAATAGTGTTTGATAAAGACGGAAATGAAGTAGGAGTATCTCAAAAGGAGTTTACTCAGATATATCCAAAGGCAGGATGGGTAGAACATGATCCAATGGAAATATGGGCAAGCCAGAGTTCAGTTGTAACAGAGGTAATAGCTAAGACTGGAATAACAAATGACGAGATAGCAGCTCTAGGAATAACAAATCAAAGAGAGACAACTATTGTATGGGATAAAAATACCGGGAAACCTGTATATAATGCAATTGTCTGGCAGTGCAGAAGAACTGCAAATATATGTGATGAATTGAAATCAAGAGGTTTAGAAGAGTACGTAAGACATAATACAGGTCTTGTAATAGATGCCTATTTCTCCGGAACTAAAGTTAAGTGGATTCTCGACAACGTAGAGGGTGCGAGAGAAAAAGCTGAAAAAGGAGATTTACTTTTCGGAACTGTAGATACATGGCTTATCTGGAAACTGACTAACGGAAAAGTTCACGTAACAGATTATACAAATGCCTCAAGAACTATGTTATTTAACATAAGAGATCTTAAGTGGGATGAAAAGATGTTAGAAGAGCTCAACATACCAAAATCTATGCTTCCTGAAGTGAAAAATTCCAGTGAAGTATATGGTCAGGCTAACCTCGGAGGAGTAGGAGGAACAGGCGGAATAAGAGTACCAATCGCAGGAGCTGCAGGAGATCAGCAGTCGGCATTATTTGGACAGGCTTGTTTTGAAAAGGGAGAAGCTAAAAATACATATGGTACTGGATGTTTCCTTCTTATGAATACAGGGGAAAACGCAGTAGAGTCTAAAAACGGACTTCTAACAACAATAGCAATAGGTATAGACAACAAGGTAGAATATGCCTTAGAGGGAAGTGTATTTGTAGGAGGAGCCTCTGTACAATGGCTTAGAGATGAACTCAGACTTATAAATGACGCAGCAGACACAGAGTATTTTGCCAAGAAGGTAAAGGACAGTAACGGTGTATATGTAGTACCTGCCTTTGTAGGTCTAGGATCACCATACTGGGATATGTATGCCAGAGGAACAATAGTTGGTCTTACAAGAGGGGCTAACAGAAATCACATAATCAGAGCAACTCTAGAATCTGTAGCTTATCAATCTAGAGACCTTATAGACGCAATGGAAGATGACTCTAACATTAAACTAGCGGCTCTGAAAGTAGACGGAGGAGCAGTAAAGAATAACTTCTTAATGCAGTTCCAATCAGACATACTAGGAACAGACGTGCTAAGACCAATGGTAACTGAGACAACAGCCTTAGGAGCAGCTTATCTGGCTGGACTTGCTGTTGGATTCTGGAAAAGTAAAGAAGAGATAAGAAACAGATGGCAGGTTGAAACTAAGTTTGATCCGGCTATAGGTGAAGAACGTAAAGAGAAATTGTACAAAGGATGGAAAAAGGCTGTAGAAAGATCAATGGCCTGGGAAGAAAAAGAATAG
- a CDS encoding DUF1667 domain-containing protein has product MIREMVCIVCPIGCHMTIDDSDGIKVSGNKCPRGEIYAKEELTAPKRIITSTIKVKGGIHKVVPVKTDGGIPKELNFECMKIISELEVEAPVKMGDIVVENILGSGVNLVITRDM; this is encoded by the coding sequence ATGATAAGAGAAATGGTGTGCATAGTATGCCCTATAGGGTGTCATATGACAATTGATGACAGTGATGGAATTAAAGTCAGTGGAAACAAGTGTCCTAGAGGTGAAATATATGCAAAAGAGGAGCTGACTGCACCGAAGAGAATTATAACTTCTACAATAAAAGTAAAAGGAGGCATTCATAAAGTTGTTCCTGTAAAAACAGATGGTGGGATACCGAAAGAGCTTAATTTTGAATGCATGAAGATAATAAGCGAGTTGGAAGTGGAGGCTCCAGTGAAAATGGGGGATATAGTTGTGGAAAATATCCTGGGTAGTGGGGTAAACCTTGTCATAACACGGGATATGTAG
- a CDS encoding NAD(P)/FAD-dependent oxidoreductase, translated as MKRELVVIGGGPAGLAAAIEAKNNGVKDILVIERDKELGGILQQCIHNGFGLHEFKEELTGPEYAQRFINQMMELGIEYKLDTMVLHMDNSKKLQLINTVDGYMEVEAEAIIMAMGCRERTRGAISIPGDRPAGVFTAGAAQRFINMEGYMVGKKVVILGSGDIGLIMARRMTLEGAKVEAVVELMPFSGGLTRNIVQCLEDYDIPLLLSHTVTNIKGKERVEGITVAKVDANRRPIPGTEINYDCDTLLLSVGLIPENELSRTAKIDIDQRTSGPIVNELMETSVPGIFACGNVVHVHDLVDFVSAESRRAGKAAAKYISGNVKQSDVYKKVKADFGVSYTVPQKIRLENIDDKLEIFMRVNNVYRDVKLEVKDGDQTLVSLTKKHLAPGEMEKIILPKKILDKIIGDELKVSIAEVK; from the coding sequence ATGAAACGTGAGCTTGTAGTTATAGGAGGAGGACCAGCTGGTCTTGCAGCGGCAATAGAGGCAAAGAATAACGGAGTAAAAGATATATTGGTAATAGAGAGAGATAAAGAATTAGGCGGAATTTTACAGCAGTGTATTCATAATGGTTTCGGACTTCATGAATTTAAAGAGGAACTTACAGGACCTGAATATGCCCAGAGATTCATAAATCAAATGATGGAACTAGGGATAGAATATAAACTAGATACTATGGTACTGCATATGGATAACAGTAAAAAGCTTCAACTGATAAATACTGTAGACGGATATATGGAAGTTGAGGCTGAAGCTATAATAATGGCCATGGGATGCAGAGAGAGAACAAGAGGAGCGATCTCTATACCTGGAGACAGACCTGCAGGAGTATTTACAGCAGGAGCCGCTCAGAGATTCATAAACATGGAAGGTTACATGGTAGGTAAAAAAGTAGTAATCTTGGGATCGGGAGATATAGGTCTAATAATGGCCAGAAGAATGACTCTAGAAGGTGCTAAGGTAGAGGCAGTGGTTGAACTTATGCCTTTCTCAGGAGGACTTACAAGAAATATAGTACAGTGTCTAGAGGACTATGACATACCACTTTTACTTAGCCACACTGTAACAAATATAAAGGGAAAAGAGAGAGTCGAGGGGATAACTGTAGCTAAGGTAGATGCCAACAGAAGACCTATTCCTGGAACTGAGATAAATTATGATTGTGACACTCTTTTACTTTCAGTGGGACTAATACCTGAAAATGAACTTTCTAGAACTGCAAAAATAGATATAGATCAGAGAACTTCGGGACCTATTGTAAATGAACTAATGGAAACAAGTGTTCCAGGAATATTTGCATGCGGAAACGTAGTACACGTACATGACCTTGTAGACTTTGTGAGCGCAGAATCTAGAAGAGCAGGAAAAGCTGCCGCAAAATATATAAGCGGAAATGTAAAACAGAGTGATGTATACAAAAAAGTTAAGGCTGACTTTGGAGTTAGTTATACTGTTCCACAGAAAATCAGACTTGAAAATATAGATGATAAATTAGAAATATTTATGAGAGTAAATAATGTCTACAGAGATGTAAAATTAGAGGTAAAAGACGGAGATCAGACTCTTGTATCCCTCACTAAAAAACATCTTGCTCCAGGAGAGATGGAGAAAATAATATTACCTAAAAAAATACTTGATAAAATAATCGGAGACGAATTAAAGGTATCAATAGCTGAAGTTAAGTAA